A genomic region of Antennarius striatus isolate MH-2024 chromosome 16, ASM4005453v1, whole genome shotgun sequence contains the following coding sequences:
- the notum1a gene encoding palmitoleoyl-protein carboxylesterase notum1a yields MTAIRMVSSVLLLVLMQSGALCARRYRGGRNSQSRRAPNPPVYRADRGDTTESFPLDFTAVEENMDNFMTQVKNLAQSLYPCSAQKLDHDMKLNFLENSSVTCNDGSAAGYYLKESRGSRRWLIFLEGGWYCFNKENCDSRYETMRRLMSSSKWPKTKTGTGILSPLPEENPHWWNANMVFIPYCSSDVWSGATAKTEQSGYAFMGSLIIEEVVKELLNKGLDNAKVLLLAGSSAGGTGVLLNVDHVAELLAGLGYTGIQVRGLSDSGWFLDNKQYHCTDCIDTVNCAPTETIKRGIKYWGGVVPEKCRQTHEGEEWNCFFGYRVFPSIKSPVFVVQWLFDEAQLTVDNIQLTGQPVQEGQWRYIQNLGIVLRNTLKDVPAMFAPACLSHEIITRTYWTDVQVKGTSLPRALHCWDRSLHDNRNNKAPPKGCPVHLIDSCPWPHCNPTCPTIRDQFTGQEMNVIQFLMHMGFDVQKMAQQQGMDPSKLLGMLSSGS; encoded by the exons ATGACAGCGATCAGAATGGTTTCAtcagtgctgctgctggtgctgatgCAGTCCGGAGCTCTTTGCGCGCGGAGGTATCGGGGTGGCCGCAACTCACAATCGCGACGCGCACCAAATCCTCCTGTTTACAGGGCGGACCGAGGAGACACCACGGAGAGCTTCCCTCTGGATTTCACAGCCGTGGAGGAGAACATGGATAACTTCATGACACAAGTGAAGAACCTTGCGCAGTCCCTCTACCCGTGCTCAGCGCAGAAACTCGACCACGACATGAAGCTGAACTTTTTGGAGAATTCATCCGTCACCTGCAACGACGGAAGCGCAGCGGG GTACTATCTGAAAGAATCTCGAGGCAGCAGACGGTGGTTGATATTCTTAGAAG GCGGCTGGTACTGCTTCAACAAGGAGAACTGTGACAGTCGATATGAGACCATGAGGAGACTCATGAGCTCTTCCAAGTGGCCCAAAACTAAAACAG GCACAGGGATCCTGTCTCCTCTGCCGGAGGAAAACCCTCACTGGTGGAATGCCAACATGGT GTTCATCCCATACTGCTCAAGTGATGTGTGGAGTGGTGCTACAGCCAAAACAGAGCAGA GTGGATATGCCTTTATGGGCTCATTGATTATTGAAGAAGTGGTGAAGGAGCTGCTGAACAAAGGTCTGGACAATGCCAAAGTTCTCCTACTAGCAGGAAGCAG TGCGGGTGGTACTGGGGTTCTTCTGAATGTTGATCATGTGGCAGAGCTGCTGGCAGGACTGGGTTACACTGGGATTCAAGTGCGTGGCTTGTCTGATTCTGGTTGGTTCCTGGACAACAAGCAGTACCATTGTACAGACTGCATAGACACTGTCAACTGCGCCCCTACTGAGACCATCAAGAGAGGCATTAA GTACTGGGGAGGAGTGGTGCCAGAGAAGTGCAGGCAAACCCATGAAGGAGAGGAGTGGAACTGTTTCTTTGGATATAGAGTCTTCCCATCAATAAAAA GTCCTGTGTTTGTAGTCCAGTGGCTGTTTGATGAGGCCCAGCTGACGGTGGACAACATCCAGCTAACAGGACAGCCTGTACAAGAGGGCCAGTGGCGCTACATCCAGAACCTGGGCATTGTGCTGAGGAACACACTCAAAGATGTTCC GGCCATGTTCGCACCAGCATGCCTATCCCATGAAATTATCACCAGAAC TTACTGGACCGACGTGCAGGTGAAAGGGACTTCCTTGCCTAGAGCGTTGCACTGCTGGGATCGAagtctccatgacaacaggaACAACAAGGCTCCACCGAAAGGCTGCCCTGTACATCTGATTGACAGCTGCCCATGGCCACATTGCAATCCTACCTGCCCCACCATCCGAGACCAGTTCACAGGGCAAGAGATGAACGTCATTCAGTTCCTCATGCACATGGGATTCGACGTGCAGAAGATGGCACAGCAGCAGGGCATGGATCCCAGCAAACTACTGGGCATGCTCAGCAGCGGAAGCTAA